The following nucleotide sequence is from Barnesiella viscericola DSM 18177.
GCGAGATGCGAGCCACGTCGCGCAGCCGTATCAGCGAGCCGTCGGGGTTGGCCCGGATAACAATCTCTTCAAACTCGGCTACCGACGACAACCGCCCCTGGGCAATGATAGGGGTTGTCACGTCGATGTTGCTGATGGGTTGTTGTCCCAGCACGCCGGCCGCCGATTCGCGGTTCTGGTCTTTCAGGGCCTTTTGCAGATCTTCGACCGTGAGTCCGAGGTTGGCCAGACGGTCGGGCTGTACCCATATCTGCATGGCATAGTAACGGCCGCCCACGTTCGACACGCTACCCACACCCTTGACACGGCGCAACATATCTACCACGTTGAGGGTGGCATAGTTGCTCAGGTAGATTTCGTCGAATTTGGGGTCGCTCGACCGCAGCGTGACGGTCATCAGTCGGCTCGAAGCCTGTTTCTCCACCGAGATACCGTTCTGCACCACCTCGGCCGGCAGACGGGCTTCGGCCTGTTTCACTCGGTTCTGTATCTCGACGGCCGCCAGGTCGGGGTCGGTCGAAATGTCGAAGGTGATGGTGGCCGAGAAGCTACCCGAGTTGCTGTTGGTCGACTCCATGTAGAGCATGCCGGGAGTTCCGTTCAGCTCCTGTTCGATAGGGGTGGCCACAGCCTGGGTAACGGTTTGAGCACTCGCACCCGGGTAGGAGGCCGACACTTTTACCACCGGCGGAACAATTTGCGGATATTGGTCGATGGGGAGGAGGATAAGTCCCAACACACCGACAATCACAATCACGATTGAGATGACAATCGAGAATATGGGCCTGTCAATAAAGAAGTCCAGTTTCATAGTCCGTTAGTTTTTAGTGGTGCTTTCCTGGGCTTTCTCCTGATAGACTGCGGGGATTACTTTGTCGCCATGGGTGAGTTTGTGGAATCCTTCCACGACGATATTTTCATTCGGGACCAGACCTCGTTCGATAATCACGTTGTTGCCCACTTCGGGACCGAGCTCGACCATGCGTCGTTCGGCTATGCTGTCGGTACGCACGACAAAGATATAGGCTCCGCCTTTTTCGATGACGATGGCTTTCGTGGGGACTACGACTGCTTTTTCACGCACGTCGAGCAGGAGCCGTACCTTGGTGAACTGTCCCGGGAGTAAGATGTGCTCGGGGTTGGGCATCTCGGCCCGCACTGAGAAGGTACCGGTTTGCGGGTCGACCTGTGGGTCGGCAAAGTCGACGATACCTCGTTGAGGGTAGGCCGAGTTGTCGGGCAGGGTAATGGTGATATAGGGTTCCCACGTGCGGGTTGTATCCTTTTGTCCCAGATTGACGTTGCGCGCCTTGCTCTTCAAATAGTCGAGCCCCGTCATGCTGAAATCGACACGCACGGTGTCGCTCTTGACAACCGTGGCCAGCAACGACTGACCGCCTGGGCTCACGAGGGTACCGATGTCGACGTTCCGCTCCGAAATGTATCCCGAGATGGGTGAGCTTACCGTCGTATAACTCAAAGCCGTCTCGGCCTGCGTGAGGTCGGCTTCGCTCATTTCGACCTCGGCCTTGGCACTCTCGTAGGAGGCGATGGCATTATCCAGGTCGAGCTGGCTGGCAGCGTTTTGTTGATAGAGCGGACGGATACGTTCCAAGTCGCGTTCGGCCTTCAAGGCCAGAGCTTTATTCTTGTTCAGCTGGGCTTTTGCCTTGTTGGCTCGGGCCTGATATTGCTTGGGGTCGATGATGAACAGCGGCTGTCCCTTCTTTACGTATGTACCCTCGTCGAAAAGCATGCGTTCGAGGAAGCCTTCGACCCGGGCGCGTATTTCGACAAACTGCTGGGCTCTGATGCGACCTACGTATTCGCCATAGATTTCCACATCGTCGGTCTTTACCGGTTCTACTTCTACGATGGGGAGTACCGGACCCGGAGGAGCCGGCTTCAAAAGCCAGTACAGGCCACCGCCAACGATAACCAGTGCGATGGCTATATATATCCATGAGCGCAGGGAGATGCGACGCAGTTTCTCGCGTATCAGCATCACATGACTTCCGACTCTTCGGGCTGTGCGCCGAATATTTTCAAACGAAATTTTAGTCATAAATTGAAGTAGTTGTTGTTTTGAGTGCCAGGGGCACAATAAACCTAATTTAAATTGAGAATGGAATAGGCCACAAAAATACGCTTTTTTTTCTTCAAACTAGCTTTTCTATTACAATATTTAGAAAGAATGTCGATTTTTCGTGGGCATGAGCACGATTGGAAGCCACTAAGTGACTTGTTTGAAATTGAAGTAGGTCGGTTTATTGACCGGGAGTAATTTCTTTTTTCGAGCGACTTTGGGTAGAAAAAATGGAATAGGATTTTCAAATCGATATATTTTTTGCTGTTTGTGAACCATATCTCTATTTGGGTGGGTAAATAAAGGTGAAAAAAGAAAGATTTTTACTAGGGCTGTAATTAAAAATAGAGTTTATAATATGTAAGGAAAAATAACCAAAATATCTTTACTCAATGAAGATTATATGAGATTACCGTGGAAAAGCACCTTTTCTCTTCTCAAAAGAGCAAAGTTCATCTGTTAGAGTAATCCTGGTTTATAAATATTATATTGAATCGATAGTTTGGGTGTATAGCCTGTGTCGACTCTCTCTTCTACTTATACCGGTTGGTGGGGAAGAGAAATATGCAAGAAGTAATCTAAGATTGTTTTAGATTATATATCAGTCTGTAAAGGACTGCCTCTCTCGAAAAGGTTATCCGATGTGAATCGGATAACCTTTCTTTTTTTTGTCGTCAGTTGATGAGAAGAAAAGAAATTGTTGTCTTATTTTGGCATGATGGAAAATCTAATAAAATAGTTTTTATCTGAAAAATAGTGATTTATTTAGATATTGATGTGATATTTTTTTCTAAATTCAACTGAAATTGATAGATACGTTCACAGACAAATGTGTGTGAAAGGTGTAAATCCTGGGCTATATTTTTTATTGAATATCCCTCTATGTACTTTTTAATGATGGCTTTATCGGTATCGTTGAGCAAGAGGAATATATGTGTAAATGTTTCTATGTCAATCATATTAAAGGAACATTCCTGGATTGGAATTGTTCGTAGCGATTTGAATTGAGAAGAATGGTATGAGATCATAATTCTTTACATCAAAATTCTTGAATGTTCAACGACGCAGTTTAAAAAAATTATGTAGTATTTCTGCCATTAGAGAATGAGTAAATACGAATAGTCATTGGAAATTATCCGAAACTTCTATTCGTTTGGTTACCCAATGTTACAAATATAGAGATTCTTTTGATTATTTTATGCGAATCAATGAAAATTTCATTTCTTGGAAGATAGTAGCCGGAATAGAATTTATTTGTCCGGAAGAGTGTAAGTGAGATGTTGATATATCGTAGAGTGGCGTAACGATAGATTGGGAAAAGGCGAACAAGTGAGGATATAAAAAGCCCACCCGACCTTGAAGAGAGTCGGGTGGGGTAATATCAAGGAGCTCTATTTGCCTTTATGGTTGTTGAAAAAACAGAACTTTTTTGCCGCTTTTGGTAATGTAGATTCCCTTGGTCGGATTCTTTACTCGACGACCTTGCAGGTCATAATACTCTTCATTTTCATTGAGAGTAGACTGTTTGACCGATTCAACGCTCGAAGGGTGTGATTTGAAATAAGACTCCCATAATTCGGTTCCCTGGTCGTAGGAGTAGATACGAATGATGGGTACTTCTCCATGTACGATTTCACCGCCGATAAGAGTCTCTGTGGCCATATAAGGGCTCCAATCGGAATCTGTATGATACTTGACCTCAATTCTACCGAGCGATAAATCCCGCCCGGTCTGGGTATTGTTCCAGGAGGAAGCAGGGTCGCTGTAATAGAGTGCACAGACATAACCCTCGTCGTCGAACTCAAATCCCCAGCAGGCGATGGCGTGGGCGCCGGCCATATTGAATTCGTCGATAGTTATCATTCGGTGGTTCTTGAGGGCCTCCTGAACAAAGAGCCGATTCTTCGCTGAGGCGGCAGATTGCGATTGCTGCGATTGAGCCGATGTCAGTACCGGCCACGCTGCGACAATCGACAGGCTTGCAAAGAATAGAAATTTTTTCATATCGATTTTATTGGTAAAATGAATATGGCTGCAAATAAAACAGATTTTATTTAGTCGGCCATACGATGGAATTGTGAAACGTATCTGTGTTGAGTATTTTTAAGAAGAAATTTTACTCTACGGTTCAATTGCCCGCTATTTGGGGAATTACTCTCCCGTATTTCTCCCGGTCGTTTTTAGGCAACAAAGGTTAACAGCGTATGGATAAAGCTGTTAACCTCATTCTTGTCGGGGTAGCGGGATTCGAACCCACGACCCCCTGCTCCCAAAGCAGGTGCGCTAACCGGACTGCGCTACACCCCGAAATATCCGAATAATCGAATAGCCCTTGTATTTTGAGCGTGGCAAATTTACGTTTTTTTTTTGTATTGCCAACTATGCACTTACATTTTTATCAAATTCTTCGGTAAAACATACCTGTTTACCGATGTTTTATTTTAATTTTGCAAGGACATTCGGAGGTTCCGGGTGTCGTTGTGAAACCGAAAATAAATAACAAACAAAATAAATCCTATAATAATGTATAGAACGAATACATGTGGAGAGTTACGGTTGAGCCATGTGGGGCAGAAGGTAACTTTGGCCGGGTGGGTACAACGTAGCCGTAAGATGGGTGGTATGACTTTTGTCGATCTGCGCGATCGCTATGGTATCACTCAGTTGGTATTTAATCAGGAGAGCGATGCCGGTTTGTGCGAACAGGCCAACAAGTTGGGCCGTGAGTATGTGATACAGGTTACGGGTACGGTGACCGAGCGCTCGAACAAGAATGCCAACCTGCCCACGGGCGACATCGAAATCATAGCCGAGAAACTGGTTGTGTTGCACACGGCCGAGACTCCGCCCTTTACGATTGAAGACGAGTCGGACGGTGGCGACGATATTCGCATGCAATACCGTTATCTCGATTTGCGCCGCCCCATCGTGCGCCGCAATCTCGAACTGCGTCACAAGATGGCTTTCGAGGTGCGTCGCTATCTCGATGACCTGAATTTCTTGGAGGTAGAGACCCCTGTGCTCATCAAGTCGACACCCGAGGGAGCCCGTGATTTCGTGGTGCCTTCGCGCATGAATCCGGGTGAGTTCTATGCGTTGCCTCAGTCGCCGCAAACGCTGAAACAGCTGTTGATGGTGTCGGGCTTCGACCGCTACTTCCAAATCGTGAAATGTTTCCGCGACGAGGACCTGCGGGCCGACCGTCAGCCCGAGTTTACCCAAATCGACTGCGAGATGTCGTTTGTCGAGCAGGAAGATATTCTCAACATCTTCGAGGGAATGATCAAGCATCTGTTCAAGAAAATTCGTGGTATCGAGTTCAAGGAACCGTTCCTGCGCATGACTTGGGCCGATGCCATGAAATATTACGGTAGCGACAAACCCGATATGCGATTCGGTATGCGGTTTGTCGAACTGAAAGACTTGACCGAAGGGCACAACTTCGGGGTATTCGATAGCGCCGAGTATGTGGGCGGTATCTGTGCCGAAGGGTGCGCTACTTATTCGCGCAAGCAGCTCGACGAATTGACCGATTTCGTGAAACGTCCGCAAATCGGAGCCAAAGGTTTGATTTATGTACGGTTCGACGAGAACGGCAACCCCAAATCGTCGGTCGACAAGTTCTACTCGGCCGACGACCTCAAAAAGTGGGGCGAGCGTTTCGGTGCCAAACCGGGCGACCTGTTGCTGATTCTGGCCGGTCCCACGATGAAGACCCGCAAAGCGTTGTGCGAACTGCGCTTGGAGATGGGCTCTCGCCTGGGGCTGCGCGACAAAGATACCTTTGCACCGTTGTGGGTAATCGATTTCCCCCTGTTTGAGTGGGACGAAGAGACCCAACGTTTCTACGCCATGCACCACCCGTTCACCTCGCCGAAGGCCGAGGATATTCCCTTGCTCGACAGTGATACCGGTGCCGTGCGGGCCAATGCCTACGATATGGTTATCAACGGTGTGGAACTGGGCGGCGGTTCTATCCGTATCCACGACAGCGAACTGCAAGACCATATGTTCCGTCTGCTGGGATTTACCGAGGAGCAGGCCGAGGCTCAGTTCGGCTTCCTCATGAATGCCTTCAAATACGGAGCACCCCCTCACGGAGGTTTGGCATTTGGTCTCGACCGTCTGGTGTCGATGTTCGCCGGTCTCGATTCCATTCGCGACTGCATCGCCTTCCCCAAGAACAACTCGGGCCGCGATGTCATGCTCAATGCACCGTCGCCGCTGGACGACTCGCAGTTGGACGAATTGTGTATCCTGGTAAAACCGAAAAAGTAAGTGGTAATTCTCAATGATATTATAGAGGCCATCGAGGCGGTGGCACCTGTTGCCTGGCAAGAGTCTTACGATAATGCCGGGTTACAGGTGGGCAACCGGTTCCAGTCGGTGTCGGGTGCCGTGATTTGTCTCGATGTCACCGAGGCTGTGGTCGATGAGGCCATCGCCTTGGGGTATAATCTTATCGTGTCGCATCACCCCCTGTTGTTCAAGGGACTGAAATCGATTACGGGGAGCAGCTGTGTCGAACGGATTGTCGTTAAGGCTATCCAGCACAATATCGCTATCTATGCAGCTCATACCAATCTCGACAACGCTCCGGGTGGAGTCTCGTTCAGAATGGCCCGCAAGTTGGGCCTCATCGATGTACGCGTACTCGATCCCATGCCCGGGTTGTTGATGAAACTGGTTACCTATGTGCCTGAATCTCATGTCGAGCCGGTAAGAACCGCACTCTTCGAGGCCGGAGCCGGCCACACAGGCAACTACGATCAGTGCAGTTTCGGCCAGGTCGGTGAGGGAACCTTCCGCCCCGGATTGCATGCCAAGCCCTATTGCGGTGTGATAGGGGAGTTGCATCGGGAACCCGAGACCCGGTTGGAGGTCATTGTACCCGTTTATGCCCAGGGCACCGTCATGGCTGCGTTGAAGAGAAGTCACCCCTACGAAGAGCCCGCTTTCGATTGGATTCCTCTGGCCAACCGTTGGGAACAGGTAGGAGCCGGTGTGGTAGGCCATTTGCCCGAACCGGTCGACGAAATGTTGATGCTGGAAAAACTCAAAGAGACCTTCGAGGTGGGGTGCGTGAAGCATTCGCCTTTACACGGGCGCAAGATTTCACGCATCGCCTTGTGCGGCGGGGCCGGAGCCTCGCTCATGTCGAAAGCCGTTGCCGCCGGAGCCGATATGTTTGTGACCGGCGAAATCAGATACCACGACTATTTTGAATTTGAATCACGCATCTTGTTGGCCGAAATCGGTCATTATGAGAGTGAACAATACACAAAAGAGATTTTTTGTGAGATAATTCAAAAAAAATTCCCTACCTTTGCAATCCATTCTACACAGGTAGATACAAATCCGATAAATTATTTGTAAAGTATGGCTACTGACAAAACAAAAGCTGAAAAAGAATATACAGTGGAGGAGAAGTTGAAAACACTGTACGATTTGCAAACCATTCTCTCGGAGATCGATAGAATCAAAACCCTGAGAGGTGAGTTGCCTCTCGAAGTTCAGGACCTCGAAGATGAAATAGCCGGTCTTGAAACCCGTATCAAAAACTACCACACCGAGATAGAAGACTTGAAAGCTGCCGTAGCGGCCAAAAAGGTAGAAATACAAAACGCTCAGACGCTGATCGACAAATATACCAAGCAGCAAGACAACGTGCGCAACAACCGCGAGTTTGATTTCTTGTCGAAAGAGATTGAGTATCAAACGCTCGAAATCCAGTTGTGCGAAAAACGCATCAACGAGTATATCGCTTCGCAGGAAGCCAAGACGAAAGAGGTTGCTGAGTCGGAAGAGGTGTTGCAAGACCGTCAACATATCCTGGCCGAGAAGAAAAGCGAACTCGACGAAATCGTTTCGGAGACGAAACAAGACGAAGAAAAGCTGAGAGAGAAGGCCAAGAAGCTCGAAAACAAAGTGGAACCCCGCTTGTTGACTGCTTTCAAACGCATTCGTAAAAATGCCCGTAACGGTTTGGCCGTGGTTTATATCCAACGCGATTCCTGCGGTGGTTGCTTCAACCGTATCCCGCCTCAAAGACAGCTCGATATCAAGATGCACAAAAAGATTATCGTGTGCGAATACTGCGGTCGTATCATGATCGATCCGGAACTTGCCGGTGTAAAAGAAGAGCATTAATAACGCCCCGTATAAAAGCGAGCCTGTTACTCCATCAGGAGTGATAGGCTCGCTTTTTTTATTCCTTGGAAGATTCGGCGGAAATAACTATCATTCTACTTGATTGAAATCGTCTGTATGGGTTGCTGTTTGTTGACATCGAGCGGTTGAACCTGGTATTTAACACGACCAAAGTCAATACTTTTCAAATCGAAACTGCGAATCGCGCTGTTGTACATGGTGCGGTAGTAGAGTACTCGATGTGTGACGTCGGCCGACGAGGTCCACTGTGTGGCACTGGGTATATCGGTCGGTGTCTGTCCGGCCAGAAATTCGGCCCCGATGGGAATATCGAAATTATTGAGGATATGGAAACTTTGAGTCACAGCCCCTATGGCGTCGTTCTGCTCGGGAGCGGTGGTTTGATAGAAGGCCGCACGAACAAATCGGGAAGGAGGTGTGATGTCGCCGGGAAGACCGATGAATCCGCTACCTGCACCGAACGAGGAGAGCGTGATGTCGCCGAAAGATTTCGTATCGGTCGTGCCCGGATAGAGATTGATGTAGTTGTTGAGATTGGTGATTTGCCACTCAAATCCCGGTGAGTTGGTGAGTACACCCAGTTTGTTCTCGTAGAAATTGAGCTGGCCGCCTACAATCTCCAATACCACCTGTCGGCCGGAGACGTCGGTCATGCGCCAGTGGACGGTCGAGGCTCGCGGGTCAATCGACACGACATGTACCGTTTTCAACCCCTTCACCGCTTCGTCGATCGTCGAGAAACTACCCAGAATCCAGGCTACCAGTTGCAGGTCGGCAATACTCGTGGCCTGATGGGTAGGATTGTAGGCCTCGTATTGTCCGTAACCGGGGAAATAAAACAGCCCGGCTGACAGTCCGGCCTCGTTCAACCCTTCGGCTATGAACTCTTTTTGCTCGACGGCTAGTCCTACATAACCGTATCGGGCCGTAAATTTCAGCCCGGTTTGCTCTCCCCCTGGTATGAATGACTGCTGTTGATACCCGCGGGGCACAATCACATATTGGCTGTTCAGGTCGCTGCCGCCCCATTCGATGGTGCGGGCTACAATCTTGGAGCCATCTTTTGCCGTGAGGGTAATGCCGGTACAGGCCCATGAAAAGGTGTTTGTCGAGAGTAGCATAGCGGCTATTCCCAAGAGAAATAATCGTTTCATCATTATCGCATATTAGGTTAGAAGTAATATATCCAAAGTTATGAAAATATTTGAACAATCGGTATATCGGACCTCTTTTCGTCCTTCATGATATATAAACAGATGGAGCAATGAATGGTTTGCAAGGATTGATATGTAGACTTTCCAAAGGGGGAGGGCGTACAAAAAAAGCGACCGAGATTTCTCGACCGCTTTTATTCTATGGATATGGTTTTTCAGAATCGGAAACTGAGGTAGAGATAAGTACCCGACGTTTTCCAGGTTTGGTTCTCTCCATCGATTTTATAAGAGGTCGAACCCCAACGGTATTCAAAACCCAGTGAGATGACTTTGTACGAAGCAGCCAGACCGGTATTGAAATAGGAGCCGTAGTTGCCTTTGAATTCATTGCCGTCGGTATTGAACATCATCGAGTAAGTGGGGTCGTAACGGAAATAAAGATTTACTTTCAAGAAATCAACGGGGTTGACCGTGATTGATGGGCCGAACTGCATGGCAATCTCTCCTTTGTAGATGTCACTGTCGTCGTTGTCTTGACCGAAACTCTCGCGCGTTTCTTCTTCATACTGGGCTACGGCAATATCGAAGAAGGTCCAGTCCAATCCAAATTTAATCATGCCCAAGATAGGTTGTTTGTGCAGATAGTAGGTGTTGCCCCGGGCAATGGATACGGCAAAATTGCTTTCCAAGGTTTCGTATCCTATGCCACGGTCCAGAGAAAGCATACCGTAACCGATATTGAAATATTTCTTCCGGCTCCAGATTTTCTCCTGTTTGGCCAGGTAATCGAGTTTGGCATTCATCTCTTCGGTAAGGTTGGCCAGCGAGGTATTGAGGCTATCTACCTGATTGCGTAAGCTCTTGTTCTCGTTGCGGTACACGAAGAGAGAATCCTTCAACTGGTCATTTTCTACCGACAGTTCCTTGTATTTCCCCAACAGGCTCTTTTGTGCTCCGTCGAGCGAATCTTTACTGGCTTGGAGCAGGGCATGCCGATTTTTGAGCGAGGCATTCTCCTGCGACAAGGCATCGTTGGCCGTTGTTTTTTCGTCGATAACCTTCTGCATGACACCAATCGAGTCTTTAAGCATTTGGTTTTGTTTCTTCAATGTTTGTGCCGATAATGTAGTGACCGACACGCCAATAAGAAATAGAAGTACAATTCTTTTCATAGCGCTTGATATTCTTGTTTTGTGGCAAAAGTATAAAAAAAGAATAATACTCGTATAATAATCTTTAATCTTTTCGTCGACGGCATGACATCTTTTTGTCAAAGATGTCGCTTAATTCTCAGCCGTTTGACAATTAGCTGATAAAAATTTCGGGTATGCCGGTCGAGGAGTCGGGGGTAGAATACTCTTCCAGCAGGCGGAAGCAAAGCCGTTGGGAGCGGATTTTGGGCCCCTCGTTGCGGACGTAGTGATTCCCGAGGTACTCGTCGATATAACAAGCCTTTACGTTGTCACGCAGTTGCAGGTCGATGACCGACAGAATTTCGTTTTTGATGCGCTGGTCGAGAATGGGTACAGCCGTTTCGATGCGACGATTCAGGTTCCGGCGCATCCAGTCGGCCGACGACAGATACACCTCCTCGCGTCCACCGGCATAGAAATACCAGATGCGGGCATGTTCGAGGTAGGAGTCGATGATGCGGGTCATGTGAATGTTGCGGCTGTATGGTTGGTTGGGAACCAGGCAGTTGATGCCCCGCACCAACAGGTCGACGCGTACACCGGCTTCGCTGGCATCGTAGAGGGCGTCGATCATGCCGGTGTCATGCAGGCCGTTCATCTTCAAAATGATGCGAGCCTTTCGCCCCTGGCGGGCCTCTTCCATTTCGAACCGTATCTTTTGCTTCAACACATCGACCATGTTGAACTGGGCCACGAGCAGGGTCTTGAAATCGCGGTCGGTCGACGAGCCGTCGAGAATGGAGAAGAGCTTGTCCAGTTCACGGGTAATTTCACGATTGACGGTAAACAGTCCCATATCGGAGTAGATTCGGGCCGTATCTTCGTTGAAGTTCCCGGTACTCAGGAATGCGTAGGCTCGCGGTAGCTTCGGGTCGGGTGGGGCACATTTGACCAGCAACGCTTTGGCATGTACCTTCAATCCCGGTGTGCTGTACACAACGCGCACGCCCGATTGCTGCATCAACTCCGAGGTGATGATGTTATTCTCTTCGTCGAACCGGGCCTTGATTTCGACATAGACCGTTACCTGTTTTCCCCGTTGGGCGGCATAGAGCAGACGGTTGATGACCTCCGAATTTTCGGCTACCCGGTATTGAGTCAGCTTGATGTCGGTCACGGTAGGGTTGTCGGCCGCTTCGGTGAGGAACCGGGTGAGGTAGTCGAACGACTGGTAGGGGAAATGTATCAAAAAGTCGCGGTGACGAATCACCTCGAACATCGACGGGGCATTGTCGAAGATGGGCAGCCGCATGGGCGAGGGCAGGGCCTCGCTCAAAACCCGGCCCGTCAGGTTGGGGAGCTTGGTGAGGTCCTCCAAGTTCAGGTATCGGCTCGAACGGATACACTGTCCGTGCGGAATATCATAGGCCTCGCAGATATACTCCAACATGTCGCGGGACATACTGCCGTCGTAGACCAGTCGGTTGGCATTACCTATTTTCCGCTTCTTCACCCGTTTGCGCACGGCGTCGACGATATTCACCCCTTCCTTGGGTTCGATGGAAAAATCGGCATCGCGCGACACCCGTATCGCATAGTGCGAATCGATGTCGAAGCCCGGAAAGACGATGTCGAGATTCAAGGCTATCATGTCGTCGATAAACATCACATAGTTTTTCCCGTTGTAGGGGGTAAGTTTGATAAATCGCGGCACCTTGCTGAATGGTATCTTTATCTGGGCATAGAAGGGGATTCGGTCGGGGTTGTCGCGGTCGCTCTTCTTGAACATCTTGATAGCCAGGTAGAGCCGATTGTCGCGCAGGAAAGAGACGATGTCGTCTTTCAAAATCAGTACCGGTTGCAGGAAGGGGAATACCTCTTCCTTGAAAAAACGGCGAACCTCCGCCCGGTGAAAATCCTCGATTTTCTCCTGGTGGTACAACACCATACCCTCTTGTTCCAACTCGGGAATAATGTCGTTGAAGAAAAATTTGTTGAAGATGTCGACCTGTCGGTTTACCTCTCGGTTAATCGACTCCAAGGTACATTCGGCCTGCTCCTTCTCCTCCTCGCTTTGGGTCGGGTCCGACAGAATCTGGTGATACTCCGATACCCTCACGCGATAGAACTCCTCTTGATTCGACTGGTATATCGACAGGAACCTGATTCGGTCAAACAAAGGAACCGTCTTGTCCATCGCCTCCATCAACACCCGATAATTGAACGATAACCAACTGATATCCCGCTTGAAGTATTTCCGAACATTTTCCATAGTCACACTCGTAAGGATTAAGTGACTGTAAATATACAAATAATGCTCGGTCGTACAAATTTTTTCTCACAAATCTGCATGGTGAGGAAGGTTTGCCGATTAGAATATCTTCAAGGTATTGGGTTATATTCGATAATAAAAGATGAATGTATGAACAAATTTTCTTCCTCGTTGCTAATTTGTTGTTTTATGCAATTATTCCACAGAATTTTTCTAAATTTGCCGATAGACAAAAACTCCCTGGCAGGGGATTAAAATGGAGGTCATGGATCATAAAGTTTTTTTGACGCAGTTGCAGACCCGCTTGGGCAAGGATAAAGAGGAGGTAGAGGACTACATGTCGGCATTCCTCCAAATTATGAAGGAGCGTTGTGCGCAGATGGATTCGGTAGCAATTCAAGGATTCGGCTCTTTCGAACCCAGAAAGAAGCTGGAACGGGTTGTGGTGAATCCCGCTACGGGCAAACGTATGCTTGTGCCGCCCAAGATGATTCTCTCGTTTAAACCGGGAAGTGCCATTAAAATGAAACTTAAAAAGCTCTCTGCCCGATGAATGAAAAA
It contains:
- the ppk1 gene encoding polyphosphate kinase 1; the protein is MENVRKYFKRDISWLSFNYRVLMEAMDKTVPLFDRIRFLSIYQSNQEEFYRVRVSEYHQILSDPTQSEEEKEQAECTLESINREVNRQVDIFNKFFFNDIIPELEQEGMVLYHQEKIEDFHRAEVRRFFKEEVFPFLQPVLILKDDIVSFLRDNRLYLAIKMFKKSDRDNPDRIPFYAQIKIPFSKVPRFIKLTPYNGKNYVMFIDDMIALNLDIVFPGFDIDSHYAIRVSRDADFSIEPKEGVNIVDAVRKRVKKRKIGNANRLVYDGSMSRDMLEYICEAYDIPHGQCIRSSRYLNLEDLTKLPNLTGRVLSEALPSPMRLPIFDNAPSMFEVIRHRDFLIHFPYQSFDYLTRFLTEAADNPTVTDIKLTQYRVAENSEVINRLLYAAQRGKQVTVYVEIKARFDEENNIITSELMQQSGVRVVYSTPGLKVHAKALLVKCAPPDPKLPRAYAFLSTGNFNEDTARIYSDMGLFTVNREITRELDKLFSILDGSSTDRDFKTLLVAQFNMVDVLKQKIRFEMEEARQGRKARIILKMNGLHDTGMIDALYDASEAGVRVDLLVRGINCLVPNQPYSRNIHMTRIIDSYLEHARIWYFYAGGREEVYLSSADWMRRNLNRRIETAVPILDQRIKNEILSVIDLQLRDNVKACYIDEYLGNHYVRNEGPKIRSQRLCFRLLEEYSTPDSSTGIPEIFIS
- a CDS encoding HU family DNA-binding protein, which produces MDHKVFLTQLQTRLGKDKEEVEDYMSAFLQIMKERCAQMDSVAIQGFGSFEPRKKLERVVVNPATGKRMLVPPKMILSFKPGSAIKMKLKKLSAR